The genomic segment CGATGCCAGAGCCGAACCCGTGGAAGATCGAGTAGATCAGCGACACCGCCATCCGGTCCTTGTCGACCACGGTGATATAGATCGTGTCCTTGTGCACCGCCTCGGCCAGCGGCCCGGCCGCGGCCATCGCCTTTTTCGGGTCGATCAGCGCCGCCAGCTTCTCCGCCGTCTCGGGCGCCAGCATATGCGCCAGCCGCGTGGTGTGATCCGGGTCGGCGATGATCCGGTTGCGCGCATCATAGGCCAACTTCGCCGCCTCCGCCTCGATATGCACCCGCTCGGCGCCCCACGGGTCCATCCCCGCGATGTCGAAATGCTTCAGGATGTTCAGCATCAGGATCGCGGTCGCCCCATGCCCGTTCGGCGGATGCTCCCACAGCTCGGTCTCCCGGTAATCGCCCGACACCGGCTGCGTGTAATCACAGGCCGCCGCGGCGAAATCCTCCGCCGTGTGCACCCCGCCCATCCCCGACAGCGCCGCCAGCATGTCCTCGGCCACCTCGCCCTCGTAGAACGCGGCGCGCCCATCTTTCGCGACCCGGCGCAGCACCTCCGCCTGCCCCGGCGCGCGGAACAGCTGCCCGGATTTCAGCGGCTTGCCGCCATCCGAGTAATGCGTCACCCCATGCCCCTGAAGCACGGCCACGTCATTCGGGAAATCGAACGCCACCCGCTCCGCCACCGGCACCCCGACCTCGGCATAGTGAATCGCCGGCGCCAGTACCGCGTCCAGCCCAAGCCGCCCGTGATCCGCCGACAACCGGCAGAACGCATCCACCGCCCCGGGCACCGTCACCGCCTCGACGCCGTTGACCGGCACCGTCTCGTGCCCCTTGTCGCGCAACGCGTCGGCCGACGCCGCCGCCGGCGCCCGGCCCGACCCGTTCAGCGCCCTGACCTCGTCGCTGCCCGCCTCCTTGAACAGCACGAAGCAATCGCCGCCGATCCCGGTCATCTGCGGCTCGCAGATGCCCAAAAGAACGGCCCCGGCAATCGCCGCGTCCATCGCGTTGCCGCCGCGCTCGAGGATATCCACCGCCGCCTTCGCGGCCAGCGGATGGGATGTGGCGCACATGCCGTTGGCGGCCAGAACGGGCGAACGGCCCGGAAGGTGAAGATCGCGCATGATGAAAGCCCTGCTCATTTCCGTAACGTCGCGACACTAAGGCCGCCGCGCGGAAATGCCAATAAACCGGCTTGGCCGGCGGATCGTTTCGCGAATTGTCCCGGGGGGTAAGTACCTCGACGCCGCGCACTGGGTGGGGGCTGTTAAACGCGGCGCCGAGGGAAGCCATATGCAGCTACAGGTACAGTTTTGCCCGTTCTTTCGGGCGCTTTTTCGCAATGATTGCGGCGAGATTAAGGTTTTTCGGTCTTTACGCACCGGATCGGGGCGTAAAGCGCAACCCAAGGATGTTTTCACCGTCTCGGCGGCAGTAATCAAGCGAGTCCACCTGGCTGTGAATCAGGTACCAGCCGAATCCGCCCTCCGGCTGAAACTCGCAAGGCACATCCATATCCGGCAGCGCCCCGTCGGGCATGTCACCGCCCGGCATCGGAAGGCCCCGGTCGGAGACCGTCACGCACAGCGCATCGCCCTCCGTCCGGGCCTTCAGCCACACGCGCCCGGCGCCGCCGCCATAGGCATGTTCGCAAATGTTGTTCAGCACTTCCGCCAGCACCAGCTCGACCCGGAACAGCAGGCCCGGCGCCGCGCCGGACCTCGCCAGGATGCCGCGAACGGCCGCCACGGCCTCGCGCGTGGACTCCGGCGTCGCCCGAATCGCCAGGCTCAGCGGCAAGCCCGCCGCCG from the Roseovarius indicus genome contains:
- a CDS encoding gamma-glutamyltransferase family protein, coding for MRDLHLPGRSPVLAANGMCATSHPLAAKAAVDILERGGNAMDAAIAGAVLLGICEPQMTGIGGDCFVLFKEAGSDEVRALNGSGRAPAAASADALRDKGHETVPVNGVEAVTVPGAVDAFCRLSADHGRLGLDAVLAPAIHYAEVGVPVAERVAFDFPNDVAVLQGHGVTHYSDGGKPLKSGQLFRAPGQAEVLRRVAKDGRAAFYEGEVAEDMLAALSGMGGVHTAEDFAAAACDYTQPVSGDYRETELWEHPPNGHGATAILMLNILKHFDIAGMDPWGAERVHIEAEAAKLAYDARNRIIADPDHTTRLAHMLAPETAEKLAALIDPKKAMAAAGPLAEAVHKDTIYITVVDKDRMAVSLIYSIFHGFGSGIASEKFGILFQNRGAGFTLTPGHPNEMAGGKRPMHTIIPGMLREGGRVTMPFGVMGGAYQPNGHARFVSNLKDFGLSPQAAIDGPRSFADGGKLKVERGYSEGVRQALADMGHDVDVPDEPIGGAQAILLHEDGVLEGGSDPRKDGCALGY
- a CDS encoding ATP-binding protein, which produces MSIVQRAARPGERAMPGRGGDTAAGLPLSLAIRATPESTREAVAAVRGILARSGAAPGLLFRVELVLAEVLNNICEHAYGGGAGRVWLKARTEGDALCVTVSDRGLPMPGGDMPDGALPDMDVPCEFQPEGGFGWYLIHSQVDSLDYCRRDGENILGLRFTPRSGA